The bacterium sequence TTCGCTCGAAGCCTTCGCCGACTTCTGCCCTTGGGCCGCGGCCTTGGGTGCCGAAGTTCGGCTCTTCCACTCGATCCCCCGGCCCTTTTCCTGGGCTTCCTTCGCCATCGACGCCCTCCTGGGCCCCGATCGGATGTCGGAAAAACAGTATCTGATCCTTACCCGAAAACTTCGGGAAAACGACGTGAAGCCTTTCCGGGAAGCGGCCCAGCGGCAGGGGCTGCGCTTTTCCCATCAGCTCGATATCGGCGGAAAGGATGTCGCCGACGATGCCCTCAAAGCGGCCAAAAAATATCGGGCCGACCTGGTCGGCTTGGCCGGGCGAAGCGGTCCCTTGAAAACCCGGCTGCTGGGCAGCGTCACCAAAAGCTTGCTCCGCGACGCTCAACTGCCTATCTGGATCAAACACTCATGAAAATTCTCTCAACAATTCTCCTTTCGACCCTCTTCCTTTCGACGCCGCTCGCCGCCAAGCCGCTGCCGCCCCATCCGGTCCAAGCGGCGACCGCCGCCACACCCTCGCTCAAACAGTACATGGCCACTTTCGGGACCATGCTCGCCGGATTGGAGATCATGAAGATTCACGAGAAGAACGTCGACTGGGAAGCCGTCGACCTCTCCGTTCAGGAGATGAGCCAGACCCTCGACGCCATGCAAAAGGCCGACTCCCAGAACCGCTACAAGGAATACACCGACATCCTGGCCGCCGGGATGATCGACCTCAAGGCGAAGAGCGCCAAGCGGGACAAGGGCTTCTTCAAAGCCGTCGACAAGGTCAGCGAGACTTGCTTCAAATGCCACGCCGCCCATCGGCCCGGCGATTACCTGGTTCCTAAGGATCAACGGTATTCGGGCGACAAAAATTAGGCTCAGTGGAGGGTGAGGTGGTCGGGGCGCTTCAAGGCGGTCCGGCCGGCGAAGCCGTCATTGTAGCCGTGGAAGTACTCGATTCCCTCGTCGCCGTAGCGCCAGCAGTAGTAGCCCTCGCCGTTGTCGAAATCGACCAGCCAAATGCCCTTGGGTTGGCAGCCGAGCTTCAGGATCTTCTCGCTCCAGTGATTCAGCACCTCGGCGATTTCGTTTTCCACCGCTTTCCACTTTTCGGGATC is a genomic window containing:
- a CDS encoding DUF2203 domain-containing protein, coding for MGDLVKILQNRRFSLQEAEALLPVIRKITKEAVDQFLILEEKLKHFHADPEKWKAVENEIAEVLNHWSEKILKLGCQPKGIWLVDFDNGEGYYCWRYGDEGIEYFHGYNDGFAGRTALKRPDHLTLH